A genome region from bacterium SCSIO 12844 includes the following:
- a CDS encoding VCBS domain-containing protein, with protein sequence MELFCDNSQSAIQALGDGDTLTDTITVTSDDGTTQDITITITGTNDDPTIVATQLVA encoded by the coding sequence CTGGAGCTATTCTGCGATAACTCTCAATCTGCCATTCAAGCTTTAGGTGACGGCGATACCCTTACTGATACAATTACGGTAACTTCAGATGATGGTACAACCCAAGATATTACCATTACCATTACAGGTACTAATGATGATCCTACCATTGTGGCGACACAACTGGTGGCGTAA